Proteins encoded within one genomic window of Nonomuraea gerenzanensis:
- a CDS encoding amidohydrolase family protein has protein sequence MSRAWRVDGRLLPDDEPCTFFVSGGRVTREPVSRAETLVNSGWIIPGLVDAHCHIGLRTGGGAVTTAEESRSLAVADRDAGVLAIRDTGSPNSFPELDGLPDLPRVIRSGRHLAPPGGYLPGVAVECSSAELPAAVATQAAQGHGWIKLVGDWIDDASGGLLVRWDAVSVKAAVQDGHALGVKIAAHTFSEAGAAMMVEAGVDSIEHGPGLSTQLLEEMARSDIALVPTMSAIATFRSIAAVAEARHPRYAAHLRDLSAGFGSLVRAAHEIGVAVYVGTDAGCDVRHGLIAQEMLALHRTAGLSATQVLGAASWRAREWLGLDVLEEGSPADFVVYDTDPREDLTAVRQPRRIVLNGVPLR, from the coding sequence GTGAGCCGTGCGTGGCGGGTGGACGGCCGCCTGCTGCCCGATGACGAACCGTGTACGTTCTTCGTCTCCGGCGGGCGCGTCACCCGAGAGCCGGTGAGCAGGGCCGAGACCCTCGTGAACAGCGGCTGGATCATCCCCGGCCTGGTCGACGCGCACTGCCACATCGGCCTGCGCACCGGCGGAGGCGCCGTCACCACCGCCGAGGAATCCCGATCGCTGGCTGTGGCCGACCGTGACGCAGGGGTGCTGGCGATCAGGGACACAGGTTCGCCGAACAGCTTCCCCGAGTTGGACGGGCTCCCAGATCTGCCGCGGGTGATCCGGTCCGGACGCCATCTCGCGCCCCCGGGCGGCTACCTGCCCGGCGTCGCCGTCGAATGCTCCTCAGCCGAGCTGCCCGCCGCCGTCGCCACTCAGGCCGCCCAGGGCCATGGCTGGATCAAACTCGTCGGCGACTGGATCGACGACGCGTCCGGCGGCCTGCTCGTCAGGTGGGACGCCGTCTCAGTGAAGGCCGCCGTCCAGGACGGGCACGCCTTGGGCGTCAAGATCGCCGCACATACCTTCAGCGAGGCCGGCGCGGCCATGATGGTCGAGGCGGGCGTCGACTCCATCGAGCACGGCCCAGGACTGTCGACCCAACTGCTGGAGGAGATGGCGCGATCGGACATAGCTCTCGTCCCTACGATGAGCGCCATCGCCACCTTCCGCTCCATCGCCGCTGTGGCAGAAGCCCGCCATCCGCGCTACGCCGCGCACCTGCGCGACCTCAGCGCGGGTTTCGGCTCTCTCGTCCGCGCCGCGCACGAGATCGGCGTAGCCGTCTACGTGGGGACCGACGCAGGTTGCGACGTTCGCCACGGACTCATCGCCCAGGAGATGCTCGCCCTCCACCGCACCGCCGGCCTGAGCGCGACGCAAGTCCTGGGAGCGGCCTCGTGGCGGGCCCGCGAATGGCTCGGGCTCGACGTCCTCGAGGAAGGAAGCCCCGCCGACTTCGTGGTCTACGACACCGACCCGCGCGAGGACCTCACAGCGGTCAGGCAGCCGCGGCGGATCGTGCTCAACGGCGTCCCTCTCCGCTGA
- a CDS encoding MBOAT family O-acyltransferase: MSFTSYTFLLVFLPVVLAGYYLLTRVFTSQKPALAWLVVASLVFYASLGPGYLLVLLGSVAMNFAFAWQMRRQPEGSRGRKAVLISGIVANLLLLGFYKYTGFLAENVNALFGTDLRALAAVYPVGLSFYTFIQIGFLLDTYVGQIERLSFLNYLLFGTFFPYITAGPLVRQGEVFKQLDTPVRERTGVKFIAVGLTMFAMGLFKKAVLADSVAPYVATMFDTAGAGGAVSTGSAWVGALAYTFELYFDFSGYSDMALGLGYMLGVRLPINFNSPLKATSLVEFWRRWHMTMVRFFTTYVYTPMTANMMRRSIRRKWPQWVRLLAVICLPVFVTFVLVGFWHGAGWGFIISGAIHGVALSINLTWRELGAKRQLPRIPAPVGWLLMMIPLVASLVYLRAPDAGSATRILAAMVGLGAARGAGVAQFYGTNVLFGGLTVVPAVLWTIFLGAIALFFPRNTQEILGRYEVGLPTIPSEEKETGRRWLRPVAWRPNPTWAVAIAVIAGLGLVFAGGPSPFLYYRY; the protein is encoded by the coding sequence ATGTCCTTCACCTCCTACACCTTCCTGCTGGTGTTCCTGCCGGTCGTACTGGCCGGCTACTACCTGCTGACCCGCGTGTTCACCAGTCAGAAGCCGGCCCTGGCCTGGCTGGTCGTCGCCTCGCTGGTGTTCTACGCCTCGCTGGGCCCCGGTTACCTGCTGGTGCTGCTCGGCTCGGTGGCGATGAACTTCGCGTTCGCCTGGCAGATGAGACGGCAGCCCGAAGGCAGCCGCGGCAGAAAGGCCGTGCTGATCAGCGGCATCGTGGCCAACCTGCTGCTGCTCGGCTTCTACAAGTACACCGGCTTCCTCGCCGAGAACGTCAACGCCTTGTTCGGCACCGACCTGCGCGCGCTGGCCGCGGTGTATCCGGTGGGGCTGTCGTTCTACACCTTCATCCAGATCGGCTTTCTGCTCGACACCTACGTGGGCCAGATCGAGCGGCTGTCGTTCCTGAACTACCTGCTGTTCGGCACGTTCTTCCCCTACATCACCGCCGGGCCGCTGGTACGCCAGGGCGAGGTGTTCAAGCAGCTCGACACGCCTGTGCGCGAGCGGACCGGGGTGAAGTTCATCGCCGTCGGTCTCACCATGTTCGCCATGGGACTGTTCAAGAAGGCGGTCCTGGCCGACAGCGTCGCCCCGTACGTGGCCACCATGTTCGACACCGCGGGCGCGGGCGGAGCGGTCTCCACCGGGAGCGCTTGGGTGGGCGCACTGGCCTACACCTTCGAGCTGTACTTCGACTTCTCCGGCTACTCCGACATGGCCCTGGGACTCGGCTACATGCTCGGCGTGCGGCTGCCGATCAACTTCAACTCGCCGCTGAAGGCCACCAGCCTGGTGGAGTTCTGGCGCCGCTGGCACATGACGATGGTGCGCTTCTTCACCACCTACGTGTACACGCCGATGACGGCGAACATGATGCGGCGCAGCATCCGGCGCAAGTGGCCGCAGTGGGTGCGGCTGCTGGCGGTGATCTGCCTGCCGGTGTTCGTGACGTTCGTGCTGGTCGGGTTCTGGCACGGTGCGGGCTGGGGGTTCATCATCTCCGGCGCGATCCATGGAGTGGCGCTGTCGATCAACCTCACCTGGCGTGAGCTCGGGGCCAAGCGGCAGCTGCCGCGCATCCCGGCGCCGGTGGGCTGGCTGCTGATGATGATCCCCCTGGTCGCCTCGCTGGTCTACCTGCGCGCTCCCGACGCCGGCTCGGCCACCCGGATCCTCGCGGCCATGGTCGGCCTCGGCGCAGCCAGAGGCGCGGGCGTCGCCCAGTTCTACGGCACCAACGTGCTGTTCGGCGGTCTCACCGTCGTCCCCGCCGTCCTGTGGACGATCTTCCTCGGGGCGATCGCGCTGTTCTTCCCGCGCAACACGCAGGAGATCCTCGGCCGGTACGAGGTGGGCCTGCCCACCATCCCGTCGGAGGAGAAGGAGACCGGACGCCGGTGGCTCCGGCCGGTCGCCTGGCGGCCGAACCCGACCTGGGCGGTGGCCATCGCGGTCATCGCCGGCTTGGGCCTGGTCTTCGCCGGTGGACCATCGCCCTTCCTCTACTACCGCTACTGA
- a CDS encoding acyl carrier protein: MRLEDVLATVLEQPADSFTDESSSENVLTWTSLRHVTLLIEIENEFGIRFSNAEMTTMRSLGDIRATLERKGVAAA, from the coding sequence ATGCGACTGGAAGACGTCCTAGCCACCGTGCTGGAGCAGCCGGCCGACAGCTTCACCGACGAGTCCAGCTCCGAGAACGTCCTGACCTGGACCAGTCTGCGGCACGTCACGTTACTCATTGAGATCGAGAACGAGTTCGGCATCCGGTTCAGCAACGCCGAGATGACCACGATGCGCTCGCTCGGCGACATCCGTGCCACCCTTGAGCGCAAAGGGGTGGCGGCGGCATGA
- a CDS encoding non-ribosomal peptide synthetase, which yields MTSSPLTPAQQATWLGRLPAFELGGSAARHYLEAEAEDLDLVRYGEAWRQAIQRHPALRTVVTGDGQQQILTDVPAYEPQVEDLRTESAGRLEAIRADMTTQAFDPTRWPLFEVRVSRLDERRSRVHVAVDLLIADADGFALLGQEIFAGYQGHLSEVETAAAAVSAVRAGTAPDGLTAALPPQLPLSIEPRLLEQPLCVRRERRLPAPRWQALQAHAADLTPSAVLVCALNQALAAWSKEPRFALAYAYRDRHPRAVGHFTELTLLDVDADPRVSFQQQAQAVQTQLAQDRPDGIRVLRELARTTGQPTAALTPVIFCDRLHSASREGWALGQGRVVFTSQQRPQVQLAHEVREEGGELVLTWDTVDALFHGRVLDDLIDGHLTFLEQLATDPTAWQATSRDWLPPHQHRVRDQVNATEADIPPLLLHEPFWAQAARTPDEPAVISDNRTLTYRELRAGATTLGALLRERGARPNTTVAVVMDKGWEQPLAVFGILESGAAYVPIEPDLPAERFHYLLKHAEVKLALTQPGLETKLPWPQDVAPMVIDESLLDGEGAPEPSRIQGHRDLAYIIYTSGSTGLPKGVMIDHRGALNTVLDINRRFDVTAADRMLTLTPLTFDLSVYDLFGPFAHGGALVMPEAGTGRAPWHWADLIERHQVTMWNTVPALMEMLAGYTQGRRQRLTSTLRLVLMSGDWIPVTLPGRIRSLADRHIDVISLGGATEASIWSIWHRIDTVDPNLPSIPYGKPLTNQHLEILDEALRRRPDWVPGEQYVGGHGIAMGYWRDPDKTARAFITHPTTGRRLYRTGDLGRYFPDGSIEFLGREDFQVKINGYRIELGEIEATLLDHDAVNSAVVTAIGAQRGEKRLVAYATPAGTTDPDELATTLRGHLAEKLPSHMLPGHIVILDALPLTRNGKVDRKALPAPITTPSAATESAEPADDLESALLAGWRKVAGDHFAPTDDYSVLDLLDIVRAHHAITRNGAPELSLNEVFRHTTVRALARHLSASR from the coding sequence ATGACGAGTTCCCCGCTGACCCCTGCCCAGCAGGCGACCTGGCTCGGTCGCCTTCCGGCGTTCGAGCTGGGCGGATCCGCCGCCCGCCACTATCTGGAGGCTGAGGCGGAAGACCTGGACCTGGTCAGGTACGGCGAGGCCTGGCGGCAGGCGATCCAGCGGCATCCGGCACTGCGCACCGTCGTCACCGGAGACGGGCAGCAGCAGATCCTGACCGACGTACCCGCCTATGAACCGCAGGTGGAAGACCTGCGGACCGAGAGCGCTGGGCGGCTTGAAGCCATCCGGGCCGACATGACGACACAGGCCTTCGATCCCACCCGGTGGCCGCTGTTCGAGGTGCGGGTATCCCGGCTGGACGAGCGGCGCAGCAGGGTGCATGTGGCCGTGGACCTCCTCATCGCCGACGCGGACGGCTTCGCGCTGCTCGGCCAGGAGATCTTCGCCGGCTACCAAGGCCACCTCAGCGAAGTCGAGACCGCAGCCGCCGCCGTCTCCGCCGTGCGAGCTGGAACCGCGCCGGACGGGCTCACTGCGGCCCTGCCGCCACAGCTCCCCCTGTCGATCGAGCCGCGTCTGCTGGAGCAGCCCCTCTGCGTGCGGCGAGAGCGTCGCCTGCCGGCACCTCGCTGGCAAGCACTCCAAGCACACGCTGCGGACCTCACGCCTTCGGCGGTACTGGTCTGCGCGCTCAATCAAGCACTGGCCGCCTGGTCCAAGGAACCCCGCTTCGCTTTGGCCTACGCCTACCGCGACCGGCATCCGAGAGCAGTCGGCCACTTCACGGAGCTGACCCTCCTCGACGTCGACGCCGACCCGCGCGTCTCCTTCCAGCAGCAGGCACAGGCCGTGCAGACGCAGCTGGCCCAGGACCGGCCGGACGGGATACGCGTGCTGCGCGAGCTCGCGCGAACAACCGGCCAGCCCACCGCAGCCCTCACACCCGTGATCTTCTGCGACCGGCTGCACTCGGCCTCCCGCGAAGGCTGGGCGCTGGGTCAGGGACGGGTCGTGTTCACCTCGCAGCAGCGCCCGCAGGTGCAGCTCGCGCACGAAGTGCGCGAAGAGGGCGGTGAACTCGTCCTCACCTGGGACACCGTCGATGCGCTGTTCCATGGCCGTGTGCTGGACGACCTCATCGACGGGCACCTGACGTTCCTCGAACAGCTCGCCACCGACCCCACCGCGTGGCAGGCGACCTCCCGCGACTGGCTGCCGCCCCATCAGCATCGCGTGCGGGACCAGGTCAACGCCACCGAAGCCGACATCCCTCCGCTGCTGCTGCACGAACCGTTCTGGGCCCAGGCTGCCCGCACCCCCGACGAGCCCGCTGTCATCTCCGACAACAGGACGCTGACCTACCGCGAACTGCGCGCCGGCGCGACCACCCTCGGCGCCCTGCTGCGCGAACGCGGCGCTCGCCCGAACACGACGGTCGCCGTCGTGATGGACAAGGGCTGGGAACAGCCGCTGGCCGTCTTCGGCATCCTGGAGTCCGGCGCCGCGTACGTCCCGATCGAGCCCGATCTGCCCGCCGAGCGCTTCCACTACCTCCTTAAGCACGCCGAGGTGAAGCTCGCGCTCACCCAGCCGGGCCTGGAGACGAAGCTGCCCTGGCCACAGGACGTCGCCCCGATGGTGATCGACGAGAGCCTGCTCGACGGCGAAGGCGCCCCCGAGCCCAGCCGCATCCAGGGCCATCGCGACCTGGCCTACATCATCTACACCTCCGGATCGACAGGTCTGCCCAAGGGCGTCATGATCGACCATCGGGGCGCGCTCAACACCGTCCTGGACATCAACCGGCGCTTCGACGTCACCGCCGCCGACCGCATGCTCACGCTCACCCCGCTCACCTTCGACCTGTCGGTCTACGACCTGTTCGGGCCGTTCGCCCACGGTGGCGCACTCGTGATGCCCGAGGCTGGCACCGGCCGGGCCCCCTGGCACTGGGCCGACCTGATCGAACGCCACCAGGTGACCATGTGGAACACCGTTCCCGCCCTCATGGAGATGCTCGCCGGCTACACCCAGGGCCGGCGCCAGCGGCTGACCTCCACGCTTCGGCTGGTGCTGATGAGCGGCGACTGGATCCCGGTCACCCTGCCCGGCCGCATCCGCTCCCTGGCCGACCGGCACATCGACGTCATCAGCCTGGGCGGCGCCACCGAAGCCTCCATCTGGTCGATCTGGCACCGCATCGACACCGTAGACCCGAACCTGCCGAGCATCCCCTACGGCAAACCGCTCACCAACCAGCACCTCGAGATCCTGGACGAGGCGCTGCGCCGCAGGCCCGACTGGGTGCCCGGCGAGCAGTACGTCGGCGGCCACGGCATCGCCATGGGCTACTGGCGTGACCCGGACAAGACCGCCCGCGCCTTCATCACCCACCCGACGACCGGCAGGCGCCTCTACCGCACCGGCGACCTGGGACGATACTTCCCCGACGGCAGCATCGAGTTCCTCGGCCGGGAAGACTTCCAAGTCAAGATCAACGGCTATCGCATCGAGCTCGGCGAGATAGAGGCAACGCTGCTCGACCACGACGCCGTGAATAGCGCTGTCGTCACGGCGATCGGCGCACAGCGCGGCGAGAAGCGGCTCGTCGCCTACGCGACCCCGGCGGGCACCACCGATCCCGACGAGCTCGCCACGACCCTGCGCGGCCACCTGGCCGAAAAGCTCCCGTCCCACATGCTGCCGGGACACATCGTCATCCTTGACGCGCTGCCCCTGACTCGCAACGGCAAGGTGGACCGCAAGGCCCTGCCCGCGCCGATCACCACACCATCTGCCGCGACCGAATCTGCCGAGCCCGCCGACGACCTGGAGTCCGCGCTCTTAGCCGGTTGGCGGAAGGTGGCAGGCGACCACTTCGCGCCAACCGACGACTACTCCGTCCTGGATCTCCTGGACATCGTCCGGGCCCATCACGCCATCACCCGGAACGGCGCGCCGGAGCTGAGCCTGAATGAGGTGTTCCGCCACACCACCGTCCGCGCCCTCGCCCGTCACCTGTCCGCATCCCGGTAA